In Carassius gibelio isolate Cgi1373 ecotype wild population from Czech Republic chromosome B13, carGib1.2-hapl.c, whole genome shotgun sequence, one genomic interval encodes:
- the LOC127970523 gene encoding sphingolipid delta(4)-desaturase DES1-like: protein MGNRVAREDFEWVYTDQPHADRRKEILAKYPEIKSLMGPDPRLKWIVCTMVAVQFLAFYLVKDLPWKWVMFWTYVFGSCINHSMTLAIHEISHNTAFGNNRARWNRWFAIFANLPIGLPYSASFKRYHLDHHRYLGGDGVDVDIPTDFEGWFFCTRLRKLFWIMFQPLFYAIRPLWINPKPITQLELLNVAIQLSFNAVMYWAWGAKPLVYMMMGSMLGMGLHPISGHFIAEHYMFLKGHETYSYYGSLNLLTFNVGYHNEHHDFPSIPGRRLPKVKEIAAEYYRELPCYTSWITVLYDFIMDDELSPYSRVKRRLTGEVKQE, encoded by the exons ATGGGGAACCGCGTCGCTCGCGAGGACTTTGAGTGGGTTTACACGGATCAGCCTCACGCCGACCGGAGGAAAGAGATCCTGg CCAAATACCCAGAGATCAAGTCTCTGATGGGACCCGACCCCAGGCTGAAGTGGATCGTCTGTACCATGGTTGCCGTCCAGTTTTTGGCCTTCTATTTGGTGAAGGACCTGCCGTGGAAATGGGTCATGTTCTGGACGTATGTGTTCGGGAGTTGCATTAATCATTCAATGACTCTAGCGATTCACGAGATCTCTCACAATACGGCTTTCGGCAACAACCGCGCCAGATGGAACCGCTGGTTCGCCATCTTCGCCAATCTGCCCATTGGGCTGCCCTACTCGGCCTCCTTTAAGCGCTACCACCTGGACCACCACCGGTACCTGGGTGGAGACGGGGTGGATGTCGACATCCCCACTGATTTCGAGGGCTGGTTCTTCTGCACCCGTTTGCGTAAGCTCTTCTGGATCATGTTCCAGCCGCTCTTCTACGCCATCCGTCCGCTCTGGATCAACCCCAAACCCATCACCCAGCTGGAGCTCCTCAACGTGGCCATACAGCTCTCGTTTAACGCTGTGATGTACTGGGCCTGGGGCGCCAAGCCCTTGGTCTACATGATGATGGGCTCCATGCTAGGAATGGGTCTCCATCCCATCTCAGGACACTTCATCGCAGAACATTACATGTTCCTCAAAGGCCATGAGACCTACTCTTACTACGGATCCCTAAACCTGCTGACGTTCAACGTGGGGTACCACAACGAGCACCATGACTTCCCCAGCATCCCAGGACGCCGTCTGCCGAAG GTGAAGGAGATCGCAGCGGAGTACTACAGAGAGCTGCCCTGCTACACCTCCTGGATCACGGTGCTGTATGACTTTATCATGGACGATGAACTGAGTCCGTACTCGCGTGTGAAGAGACGGCTGACAGGAGAGGTCAAGCAGGAGTGA